GATCGCCGCCGGCGCGCAGCGGGTGCTCAACCCCTACGAGCGGGGCGGCCAGATGATGGCCCACATCGTCCTGCGCCCGCAGCTCAGCGACTTCATGGAGGACCTCTTCGCGCGCGAGCTGGAGGTCAACGTGGAGGAGGTGGCGATCGCCGAGGGGTCGCCGCTCGCCGGCCAGACGCTGCGCGAAAGCCCGATCCGGCGCGACCTCGACATCATCGTCGCGGTCATCGTCACGAGCGAGGGCACGAAGCTCTTCAACCCCTCCCCGGACGCGACGCTCGTCGCCGGCGAAACGCTGATCGTCCTCGGCCGCCCCGCG
This sequence is a window from bacterium. Protein-coding genes within it:
- a CDS encoding potassium channel protein, whose translation is IAAGAQRVLNPYERGGQMMAHIVLRPQLSDFMEDLFARELEVNVEEVAIAEGSPLAGQTLRESPIRRDLDIIVAVIVTSEGTKLFNPSPDATLVAGETLIVLGRPAALDRLRLLARG